Sequence from the Egibacter rhizosphaerae genome:
GATCGTTGGCCTGTGGGAGCAGGCGGGGATGCTCGCCTACACCCCACACCCCCACGACGAGCTACACGGTCTCCTGCGCCACGATCCGGGGCTGGCCCTCGTGGCCGATCTCGAGGGTGCGGTCGTCGGCACGGTCCTCGCGCCATTCGACGGCCGACGCGGCTGGCTCATGCGCCTGGCCGTCGCGTCGTCGGCCCGCCGGGCGGGCGTCGCCTCGGCGCTCGTGAGCGAGGCCGAGCGCCGGCTCTCCGAGCGGGGCTGTGCGCGCGTGAACCTCTTGGTCTTCGCCGACAACGAGGAGGCCCAGTCCTTCTGGGAGTCGGTGGGCTACCGCCGAGGCGCGCCCGTCGTGCTGATGAGCCGCCACCTCGACCCGACGGACCCCTGAGCCGTCTC
This genomic interval carries:
- a CDS encoding GNAT family acetyltransferase; translation: MQIRSAAEPDLEAIVGLWEQAGMLAYTPHPHDELHGLLRHDPGLALVADLEGAVVGTVLAPFDGRRGWLMRLAVASSARRAGVASALVSEAERRLSERGCARVNLLVFADNEEAQSFWESVGYRRGAPVVLMSRHLDPTDP